The DNA window TCCATCCGCACCGACCAGGCTTCTGCCTCCGCGCGGTCGGCGGCGCGAACGGCTTTTTTGGCCTCTGCCCGCGCGCTTTCGGCACGGATCTTCGCGCCCCTGATCGCGCTGCCCCAGATGACTTCGCGAGATTTGGTGCTCATGGCCGGCGACTACAGCCGCCTTGCGGCGCGATGCAACGCCACTAGGATTAGCGGGGACAACACGCTTCTCCCACCAAGGCTTCGTCCAACCCGGGCTTCATCCGGACCCGGGCCTTCTTCGATGTGCAATTTGTATTCGATCGCCACGAATCAGGCAGCGATCCTGCGGCTGTTTCGCATTGTCGACCAATACCCGGGTAACCGGCCGCCGATGCTGCGTCCGAATACGCCGGCTCACCCCATCCGGTGCAAAGCGCAGAGCTTATTGCCGTCGGGATCGCGCAAATAGGCGATGTAGAATTTGGCGCCCGGGCCTTCGCGCACGCCCGGCGGGTCTTCGCACGTCTTTCCGCCATGGGCGATGCCGGCCGCGTGAAACGCGTCAGCCTGTTCGGGCGAGTTCGCGGCGAAACCGATGGTGCCGCCGTTGGCAGGGGTAGCAGGCTTGCCGTCGATCGGTTTCGA is part of the Bradyrhizobium erythrophlei genome and encodes:
- a CDS encoding VOC family protein, whose translation is MFSHVMIGTNDLEKAKSFYDALLGTLGIPPAHVDRHRFFYRTPTGVFSVSKPIDGKPATPANGGTIGFAANSPEQADAFHAAGIAHGGKTCEDPPGVREGPGAKFYIAYLRDPDGNKLCALHRMG